Proteins encoded together in one Onychomys torridus chromosome 1, mOncTor1.1, whole genome shotgun sequence window:
- the Bicra gene encoding LOW QUALITY PROTEIN: BRD4-interacting chromatin-remodeling complex-associated protein (The sequence of the model RefSeq protein was modified relative to this genomic sequence to represent the inferred CDS: deleted 1 base in 1 codon): MKGQLGRLPQSNCVSLTLFPHLPHLVEMDDEDGRCLLDVICDPQALNDFLHGSEKLDSDDLLDAPVEAQSAFYEGSGLHVQEAPGNHLNPEPSQPAPSVDLDFLEDDILGSPAAGGGGGGGGGGPEQPCDILQQSLQEANITEQTLEAEAELDLGPFQLPTLQPADNGAGATGATGAATVTAGPQALFPGSADLLGLQAPPTVLTHQALVPPQDVVNKALSVQPFLQPVGLGNVTLQPIPGLQGLPNGSPGGATAATLGLAPIQVVGQPVMALNPPTSQLLAKQVPVSGYLASAAGPSEPVTLASAGVSPQGAGLVIQKNLPAAVTTTLNGNSVFAGTGAATAAASGAPSGQPLAVASGLGTSPLVQAPNVILHRTPTPIQPKPAGVLPPKLYQLTPKPFTPTGATLTIQGEPGTLPQQPKAPQNLTFMAAGKAGQNVVLSGFPAPALQANVFKQPPVTTTGTAPPQPPGALSKPMSVHLLNQGSSIVIPAQHMLPGQNQFLLPGTPAVQLPQSLSALPASVGGQILTAAAPHAGGQLIANPILTNQNLAGSLSLGPVLAPHSGAHSAAHILSAAPIQVGQPALFQMPVSLATGSLPTQSQPAPTGPTATTVLQGVTLPPSAVAMLNTPDGLVQSTTPAATTGEATPVLAVQPSPRCPPAVTTSLPVGLQQPQAQQPPQAPTPQAAPQPQATPPQASPEKIVLGQPPAAATTAILTQDSLQMFLPQERSQQPLSTEGPHLSVPASVIVSAPPPAQDPALATPVTKGAGLGGGAQTPDSQASPAPAPQVPAAAPLKAPGPASSPSLPHQAPLGDSPHMPSPHPARPPSRPPSRPHSRPPSQPQSLTCPPLEPTLHPCPPPQGPPTLPGIFVIQNQLGAPPPAGTPAPTAPGPPQTPLRPPSQPTEGPLPPNSHLPPASTPSSTVASSSEPSTRLPVPTPPDFQLQFPPGQGPHKSPTPPPALHMVPEPTAPPPPPPRTFQMVTAPFPALPQPKALLERFHQVPSGIILQNKAGGTPATPQTSTSLGALSSPTASALVSGQAPPGAAATSSHAPASTPMATTGLPPLLPAENKAFASNLPTLSVAKAAVSGPGKSPALQYDSKLCSLKKQPLLQPSKEACFLEHLHKHQGSVLHPDYKTAFPSFEDALHRLLPYHVYQGALPSPNDYHKVDEEFETVSTQLLKRTQAMLNKYRLLLLEESRRVSPSAEMVMIDRMFIQEEKTTLALDKQLAKEKPDEYVSSSRSLGFPVPVSSEGHRLPSHGPSSSSSTSGTSAQPPPHLPTKLVIRHGGAGGSPSVTWARASSSLSSTSSSSSSSSAASSLDADEDGPMPSRNRPPIKTYEARSRIGLKLKIKQEAGLSKVVHNTALDPVHQPLPAPAPAKGAEPPPRPAPPPLPPATQAQMNGTLDHPPPTARKSTVPAPCPRLPLRKTYRENVGDQGAAEGAQGRPRGTNSPTPLPAKVDEATSGLIRELAAVEDELYQRVLKGGPPPQETPASATSQGASDPSWEAPALPPAKRRKSESPDVDQASFSSDSPQDDTLTEHLQSAIDSILNLQQAPGRTPSAPYPHTGPTPGTPTSPVPLHRPDAFPPSSHNGGLGARTLNR; this comes from the exons atgaaggGGCAGCTGGGCAGACTGCCTCAATCTAATTGTGTCTCCCTCACCCTCTTCCCACACCTGCCCCATCTAGTGGAAATGGATGATGAGGATGGGAGATGCTTACTAGACGTGATTTG TGACCCTCAGGCCCTCAATGACTTCTTGCATGGATCCGAAAAG CTGGACAGTGATGACCTCCTGGATGCCCCTGTGGAGGCCCAAAGTGCCTTCTATGAAGGTTCTGGG CTCCATGTGCAGGAAGCTCCCGGCAACCACCTAAACCCGGAGCCCAGCCAGCCTGCCCCTAGCGTGGACCTGGACTTCCTGGAAGATGATATCTTGGGCTCCcctgcagcaggaggaggaggtggagggggcGGTGGGGGCCCTGAACAGCCCTGTGACATTCTCCAGCAGAGTCTTCAGGAGGCCAACATCACAGAACAGaccttggaggctgaggctgaacTGGACTTGGGCCCCTTCCAGCTGCCCACCCTACAGCCCGCCGACAATGGGGCTGGTGCTACTGGGGCCACAGGAGCCGCCACGGTGACTGCGGGACCCCAGGCTCTCTTCCCGGGCAGCGCAGATCTGCTGGGGCTGCAAGCTCCGCCCACTGTACTGACCCACCAGGCCTTGGTGCCACCTCAGGACGTGGTCAACAAGGCCCTGAGCGTTCAGCCCTTCCTGCAGCCTGTGGGTCTGGGCAACGTGACCCTTCAGCCCATTCCGGGCCTCCAGGGCCTCCCCAATGGCAGCCCCGGGGGTGCCACAGCAGCCACCTTGGGTCTGGCACCTATTCAAGTGGTGGGCCAGCCCGTCATGGCCCTTAACCCACCCACCTCCCAGCTCTTGGCAAAACAGGTGCCTGTCAGTGGCTACTTGGCCTCAGCAGCCGGGCCCTCAGAGCCAGTGACACTGGCCTCTGCCGGAGTGTCCCCCCAGGGGGCCGGCCTGGTCATCCAGAAGAATCTCCCAGCTGCAGTGACCACCACTCTCAATGGGAACTCAGTGTTTGCCGGGACAGGGGCCGCCACAGCAGCAGCCAGTGGGGCACCCTCGGGACAGCCGCTGGCGGTGGCCTCGGGCCTGGGCACGTCACCACTGGTACAAGCACCCAATGTGATTTTACACAGAACCCCCACGCCCATCCAACCCAAACCTGCAGGGGTACTGCCCCCCAAACTCTACCAGCTGACACCCAAGCCCTTCACCCCCACGGGGGCAACCCTTACCATCCAGGGTGAACCAGGTACCCTGCCACAGCAGCCTAAGGCCCCCCAGAACCTGACTTTCATGGCCGCAGGCAAAGCTGGCCAGAATGTGGTGCTGTCCGGCTTCCCTGCACCGGCCTTACAGGCGAATGTATTCAAGCAGCCACCAGTCACCACCACGGGGACAGCTCCGCCGCAGCCCCCCGGGGCCCTCAGCAAGCCCATGAGCGTCCACCTCCTCAATCAAGGCAGCAGTATCGTGATCCCAGCCCAGCACATGCTGCCGGGCCAGAACCAGTTCCTGCTGCCAGGCACCCCAGCCGTTCAACTCCCCCAGTCACTCTCTGCCCTGCCTGCCAGCGTGGGTGGCCAGATCCTCACAGCCGCAGCACCCCATGCAGGTGGACAACTCATCGCCAACCCGATCCTCACCAACCAGAACCTGGCAGGCTCACTGAGTCTAGGTCCCGTGCTGGCGCCCCACTCGGGAGCACACAGCGCCGCACACATCCTCTCTGCAGCCCCCATCCAAGTGGGCCAGCCTGCTCTCTTCCAGATGCCTGTGTCCCTGGCCACTGGCAGCCTGCCCACCCAGAGCCAGCCGGCCCCCACTGGCCCCACCGCCACCACCGTCCTCCAGGGCGTCACCCTGCCCCCCAGTGCTGTGGCCATGCTCAACACCCCCGATGGACTGGTGCAGTCCACCACCCCGGCTGCTACCACTGGGGAGGCCACGCCTGTCCTGGCAGTTCAGCCT TCACCCAGGTGCCCCCCCGCTGTCACCACGTCACTGCCTGTGGGTCTCCAACAGCCACAGGCACAGCAGCCTCCACAGGCCCCTACTCCCCAGGCGGCCCCCCAGCCTCAGGCCACCCCTCCTCAGGCCAGCCCAGAGAAGATAGTCCTGGGGCAGCCGCCCGCTGCGGCCACAACGGCCATCCTCACTCAGGATTCCCTCCAGATGTTCCTGCCCCAG GAGAGGAGCCAGCAGCCCCTCTCTACAGAGGGTCCCCACCTCTCGGTGCCTGCCTCGGTCATAGTCAGCGCCCCGCCTCCTGCCCAAGACCCAGCCCTGGCCACACCCGTGACCAAAGGAGCTGGCCTCGGCGGCGGCGCTCAGACCCCCGACAGCCAGGCTTCCCCAGCTCCGGCTCCCCAG GTCCCTGCAGCTGCTCCACTGAAAGCCCCCGGCCCCGCCTCCTCCCCATCACTACCTCACCAGGCCCCCCTGGGAGACAGTCCCCACATGCCCTCCCCACACCCTGCCAGGCCCCCTTCCCGCCCACCCTCAAGACCCCACTCCCGCCCTCCATCCCAGCCCCAGAGTCTGACCTGCCCACCCTTGGAGCCCACCCTTCACCCCTGCCCTCCACCCCAGGGTCCCCCAACTCTGCCTGGTATCTTTGTGATCCAGAATCAATTGGGTGCTCCACCACCAGCGGGCACCCCAGCCCCCACAGCCCCAGGCCCACCCCAGACCCCTCTGCGACCCCCATCCCAGCCCACTGAGGGCCCACTGCCCCCAAActcccacctccctcctgcctctaccccctcCTCCACTGTGGCCTCCTCCTCTGAGCCTTCCACCAGGTTGCCAGTCCCCACACCCCCTGACTTCCAGCTCCAGTTCCCACCGGGCCAGGGACCCCATAAGTCCCCCACTCCGCCACCAGCCCTCCACATGGTCCCTGAGCCCACAGcgccccctccaccaccacctcggACCTTCCAGATGGTAACTGCCCCCTTTCCAGCACTGCCCCAGCCAAAAGCACTTCTGGAAAGATTCCACCAG GTACCATCTGGGATTATCCTCCAGAATAAGGCAGGGGGCACCCCCGCCACCCCACAGACGTCTACTTCCCTCGGGGCCCTTTCCAGTCCTACTGCCTCTGCACTAGTCAGCGGACAGGCACCACCTGGGGCTGCTGCCACCTCCAGCCATGCTCCAGCCTCCACGCCTATGGCCACCACAG GCCTccctcctctacttcctgccGAAAACAAAGCTTTTGCCAGCAACCTTCCAACCCTGAGTGTGGCCAAAGCTGCTGTGTCAGGGCCCGGgaagtccccagcactgcag TATGACAGCAAGTTGTGTAGCCTGAAGAAACAGCCCCTACTGCAACCCAGCAAAGAAGCCTG CTTCCTGGAGCATCTGCACAAACATCAGGGTTCCGTCCTGCACCCCGATTACAAGACAGCCTTCCCCTCCTTCGAGGATGCCCTCCATCGCCTCCTGCCCTACCACGTCTACCAGggtgccctcccctcccccaacgaCTACCacaaag tggATGAAGAATTTGAGACTGTCTCCACGCAGCTCCTCAAACGCACCCAGGCCATGCTCAATAAATACCGGCTTTTGCTTCTGGAAGAGTCCAGG AGAGTCAGCCCTTCCGCGGAGATGGTCATGATCGACCGAATGTTCATTCAGGAGGAGAAGACCACCCTTGCCTTGGATAAGCAGCTCGCCAAGGAGAAGCCTG ACGAGTACGTGTCTTCCTCCCGCTCCCTTGGCTTCCCTGTCCCAGTGTCTTCCGAGGGTCACCGGCTCCCCAGCCATGGCCCATCATCCTCATCTTCCACATCCGGAACCTCTGCCCAGCCTCCTCCTCACCTGCCCACCAAGCTAGTGATCCGACACGGTGGGGCTGGCGGCTCCCCTTCAGTGACCTGGGCTCGAGCATCATCTTCCTTGTCATCaacgtcctcctcctcctcctcctcctctgccgcCTCATCCTTGGACGCAGATGAGGATGGCCCCATGCCCTCCCGCAACCGGCCACCCATCAAGACCTACGAGGCCCGCAGCCGCATCGGCCTCAAGCTCAAGATCAAGCAGGAGGCCGGCCTCAGCAAGGTGGTGCACAACACCGCACTGGACCCTGTGCACCAGCCCTtgcctgcacctgcacctgcGAAAGGGGCGGAGCCTCCGCCgcgcccggccccgcccccacTTCCTCCTGCCACGCAGGCACAGATGAATGGCACTCTGGACCATCCCCCACCTACAGCACGCAAATCCACAGTGCCTGCGCCCTGCCCACGCCTACCATTGCGCAAGACCTACCGTGAGAATGTGGGCGACCAAGGTGCTGCCGAGGGTGCACAGGGACGGCCGCGGGGTACAAACAGCCCAACCCCACTGCCTGCCAAGGTGGACGAGGCCACCAGCGGGCTAATCCGTGAGCTGGCTGCCGTGGAGGACGAACTGTATCAGCGTGTTCTGAAGGGCGGCCCACCACCCCAAGAAACCCCAGCCTCTGCCACCAGCCAGGGCGCCTCCGATCCCAGCTGGGAAGCACCCGCGCTGCCCCCGGCCAAACGACGCAAGTCTGAGTCACCTGACGTGGACCAGGCCAGCTTCTCTAGTGACAGTCCGCAGGACGATACGCTCACTGAACATTTGCAGAGCGCCATCGACAGCATCCTTAACCTGCAGCAGGCCCCTGGCCGGACACCCTCAGCCCCATACCCCCATACAGGGCCCACACCTGGCACCCCCACATCCCCAGTGCCCCTGCACAGGCCAGACGCCTTTCCACCCTCCAGTCACAACGGTGGCCTCGGTGCCAGGACGTTGAACAGATAA